Proteins encoded in a region of the Chelonoidis abingdonii isolate Lonesome George chromosome 2, CheloAbing_2.0, whole genome shotgun sequence genome:
- the LOC116834208 gene encoding uncharacterized protein LOC116834208 isoform X2: MEPIVGSREIPDAPGAGIGGWSIREEQSDTLGSRAVKAESASESLGCGEPLAPGSGHVRDVLLICTECGESFTHHEALIAHQRDHTGQGAGPFTCPQCQKGFKHRASLLAHQRVHTGERPYTCAQCGRGFRYKACLVVHQRAHSGQRPHKCPQCCKAFLQRGDLHAHLRMHTGERPFACSECSLRFPSRRNLACHQRQHPDLGPHQCQQCRRSFRHKRNLVRHQRGHAGTQPYHCPECGDGFCYKQSLVAHQREHATPRPYPCPQCGTSFQHQANLAIHQQSHAPPATYTCPQCQQSFKYKGYLRMHQRKHLAPEAVGWECQALPSGGRLFTCTQCGKGFKNNGFLIIHQRAHAAGARSASPTPWGT, encoded by the exons ATGGAGCCAATTGTTGGGAGCAGAGAAATCCCAGATGCTCCTGGGGCGG GCATTGGGGGCTGGAGCATCAGAGAGGAGCAGAGCGACACGCTAGGATCCCGGGCTGTGAAAGCAGAGAGCGCGTCCGAGAgcctgggctgtggggagcccctgGCCCCAGGGAGCGGCCATGTCAGGGATGTGCTGCTGATCTGCACTGAGTGCGGGGAGAGCTTCACGCATCACGAGGCCCTGATTGCCCACCAGCGAGACCACACCGGGCAAGGGGCTGGGCCCTTCACCTGCCCCCAGTGCCAGAAGGGCTTCAAGCACAGAGCCAGCCTGCTGGCGCACCAGCGCGTGCACACGGGTGAGCGGCCCTATACCTGTGCCCAGTGTGGGAGGGGCTTCCGCTACAAGGCCTGCCTGGTGGTGCACCAGCGTGCCCACTCCGGCCAGCGTCCCCACAAGTGCCCGCAGTGTTGCAAGGCCTTCCTGCAGCGCGGGGACCTGCATGCCCACCTGCGCATGCACACGGGCGAGCGCCCCTTTGCCTGCTCTGAGTGCAGCCTCCGCTTCCCGTCCCGCCGGAACCTCGCCTGTCACCAGCGCCAGCACCCGGACCTGGGCCCCCACCAGTGCCAGCAGTGCAGGCGCAGCTTCCGCCACAAGCGCAACTTGGTGCGACACCAGCGTGGCCATGCTGGCACCCAACCCTACCACTGCCCCGAGTGCGGGGATGGCTTCTGCTACAAACAGAGCCTGGTGGCCCACCAGCGGGAGCATGCCACTCCCCggccctacccctgcccccagtgcggCACCAGCTTCCAGCACCAGGCCAACCTGGCTATCCACCAGCAGAGCCACGCCCCCCCGGCCACCTACACCTGCCCACAGTGCCAGCAGAGCTTCAAATACAAGGGCTACCTGCGCATGCACCAGCGGAAGCACTTGGCCCCCGAGGCCGTGGGGTGGGagtgccaggccctgcccagcGGGGGGAGGCTCTTTACCTGCACCCAGTGTGGGAAAGGCTTCAAGAACAATGGCTTCCTCATCATCCACCAGCGAGCACACGCGGCCGGGGCACGGAGCGCCAGCCCCACCCCTTGGGGCACCTAG
- the LOC116834208 gene encoding uncharacterized protein LOC116834208 isoform X1 — protein sequence MEPIVGSREIPDAPGAAGIGGWSIREEQSDTLGSRAVKAESASESLGCGEPLAPGSGHVRDVLLICTECGESFTHHEALIAHQRDHTGQGAGPFTCPQCQKGFKHRASLLAHQRVHTGERPYTCAQCGRGFRYKACLVVHQRAHSGQRPHKCPQCCKAFLQRGDLHAHLRMHTGERPFACSECSLRFPSRRNLACHQRQHPDLGPHQCQQCRRSFRHKRNLVRHQRGHAGTQPYHCPECGDGFCYKQSLVAHQREHATPRPYPCPQCGTSFQHQANLAIHQQSHAPPATYTCPQCQQSFKYKGYLRMHQRKHLAPEAVGWECQALPSGGRLFTCTQCGKGFKNNGFLIIHQRAHAAGARSASPTPWGT from the exons ATGGAGCCAATTGTTGGGAGCAGAGAAATCCCAGATGCTCCTGGGGCGG CAGGCATTGGGGGCTGGAGCATCAGAGAGGAGCAGAGCGACACGCTAGGATCCCGGGCTGTGAAAGCAGAGAGCGCGTCCGAGAgcctgggctgtggggagcccctgGCCCCAGGGAGCGGCCATGTCAGGGATGTGCTGCTGATCTGCACTGAGTGCGGGGAGAGCTTCACGCATCACGAGGCCCTGATTGCCCACCAGCGAGACCACACCGGGCAAGGGGCTGGGCCCTTCACCTGCCCCCAGTGCCAGAAGGGCTTCAAGCACAGAGCCAGCCTGCTGGCGCACCAGCGCGTGCACACGGGTGAGCGGCCCTATACCTGTGCCCAGTGTGGGAGGGGCTTCCGCTACAAGGCCTGCCTGGTGGTGCACCAGCGTGCCCACTCCGGCCAGCGTCCCCACAAGTGCCCGCAGTGTTGCAAGGCCTTCCTGCAGCGCGGGGACCTGCATGCCCACCTGCGCATGCACACGGGCGAGCGCCCCTTTGCCTGCTCTGAGTGCAGCCTCCGCTTCCCGTCCCGCCGGAACCTCGCCTGTCACCAGCGCCAGCACCCGGACCTGGGCCCCCACCAGTGCCAGCAGTGCAGGCGCAGCTTCCGCCACAAGCGCAACTTGGTGCGACACCAGCGTGGCCATGCTGGCACCCAACCCTACCACTGCCCCGAGTGCGGGGATGGCTTCTGCTACAAACAGAGCCTGGTGGCCCACCAGCGGGAGCATGCCACTCCCCggccctacccctgcccccagtgcggCACCAGCTTCCAGCACCAGGCCAACCTGGCTATCCACCAGCAGAGCCACGCCCCCCCGGCCACCTACACCTGCCCACAGTGCCAGCAGAGCTTCAAATACAAGGGCTACCTGCGCATGCACCAGCGGAAGCACTTGGCCCCCGAGGCCGTGGGGTGGGagtgccaggccctgcccagcGGGGGGAGGCTCTTTACCTGCACCCAGTGTGGGAAAGGCTTCAAGAACAATGGCTTCCTCATCATCCACCAGCGAGCACACGCGGCCGGGGCACGGAGCGCCAGCCCCACCCCTTGGGGCACCTAG
- the ABCB8 gene encoding mitochondrial potassium channel ATP-binding subunit: MAFFDANRTGQLVNRLTTDIQEFKSSFKLVISQGLRSVTQTVGCFTSLYLLSPKLTGLLLVVMPSLVGAGALIGSILRSLSRQAQEQVAKATGVADEALGNVRTVRAFAMEDTEVALYCHEVDRSSQLNEKLGVGIAAFQGLSNVVLNCIVLGTIFVGGSLMAGEELSPGDLMSFMVASQTVQRSMANISVLFGQVVRGLSAGARVFEFMTLEPTVSLSGGDQIPSHSLLGHICFRDVCFSYPTRPGCPVLRNFSLTLPPRKTVAIVGESGGGKSTVAALLERFYEPTRGAIMLDGCELCTLDPSWLRGQVIGFISQEPALFGTTILENIRFGKPDASDAEVYAAAQLANADSFIRSFPQGYGTIVGERGVMLSGGQKQRVAIARALLKNPSVLILDEATSALDTESEQAVQEALERAMAGRTVLVIAHRLSTIQCADLIVVLARGCVAEAGTHAELLRQGGLYAELVRRQATEQP; encoded by the exons GGCCTGCGCAGCGTCACGCAGACTGTGGGCTGCTTCACCTCACTCTACCTGCTCTCGCCCAAGCTTACCGGGCTCCTGCTGGTGGTGATGCCCAGCCTGGTGGGCGCCGGCGCCCTGATTGGCTCCATCCTGCGCAGCTTGTCCCGCCAGGCCCAGGAACAG GTGGCCAAGGCCACAGGGGTGGCAGACGAGGCGCTGGGAAACGTGCGGACCGTGCGGGCCTTTGCCATGGAGGACACAGAGGTGGC CCTGTACTGCCATGAGGTGGATCGGTCGAGCCAGCTGAACGAGAAGCTGGGTGTGGGCATTGCTGCCTTCCAAGGGCTGTCCAATGTGGTGCTGAACT GTATCGTGCTGGGCACCATCTTTGTGGGGGGCTCCCTCATGGCTGGGGAAGAGCTCTCGCCTGGAGACCTCATGTCCTTCATGGTGGCTTCGCAGACAGTGCAAAG GTCCATGGCCAACATCTCCGTTCTGTTTGGACAG GTCGTGCGAGGCCTCAGCGCTGGAGCCCGTGTCTTTGAGTTCATGACCCTGGAGCCCACCGTGTCCCTGTCTGGGGGGGACCAGATCCCCAGCCACTCCCTGCTCGGCCACATCTGCTTCCGGGACGTCTGCTTCAG TTACCCCACGCGCCCCGGCTGCCCAGTGCTACGGAACTTCAGCCTCACCCTGCCCCCTCGCAAGACAGTGGCCATCGTGGGCGAGTCGGGAGGAG GGAAGTCGACGGTGGCAGCGCTGCTGGAGCGTTTCTATGAGCCCACGCGGGGGGCCATCATGCTGGACGGGTGTGAGCTCTGCACCCTGGACCCCTCATGGCTACGGGGGCAGGTCATTGGCTTCATCAGCCAG GAGCCTGCGCTCTTTGGAACAACCATCCTGGAGAACATCCGCTTTGGAAAGCCCGACGCGTCCGATGCTGAGGTCTATGCCGCGGCCCAGCTGGCCAACGCCGACAGCTTCATCCGCAGCTTCCCCCAGGGCTATGGCACTATCGTGG GCGAGCGTGGCGTGATGCTGTCGGGGGGCCAGAAGCAGCGCGTGGCCATCGCCCGGGCCCTCCTCAAGAACCCGTCGGTGCTGATCCTGGACGAGGCCACGAGTGCGCTGGACACGGAGTCAGAGCAGGCGGTGCAGGAGGCGCTAGAGCGGGCTATGGCTGGCCGCACTGTGCTAGTCATCGCCCACCGCCTCAGCACCATCCAGTGCGCTGACCTCATCGTGGTTCTGGCCCGTGGCTGCGTGGCTGAG GCTGGGACCCACGCAGAGCTGCTGCGGCAGGGCGGACTGTACGCTGAGCTTGTCCGCAGACAGGCCACGGAGCAGCCCTGA